One bacterium genomic window, TTGAAAGCCATTGGCCGCTTTCGTAGAATGGCTCGCCGGCTACCATGGTGAAAATTACATCCGAGGCTGAGCTGGAATAGACCAGGGTGGAATAGGGATCGGGTTGAGGGATACGATGGTCGAGTGAAATGATGCAAAGATCGGCTTGTTTCCCAGGGGTTAGTGTGCCGATTTTTTGTTCAAGCCCAAGCGCAGATGCCCCCCCGATGGTTGCCATCTTAATGACAGTCTCAGCATCGATACTGACTTTCTTATAACGCTGGGCGAAAATCGTTTGCCGCATCTCTTCGAACATATCGATATGATCGTTCGAAACAGCGCCATCTGTGCCGATTCCAACTCGAATACCTGCATTCATGAATTCTGTAATAGGCGCTATTCCAGAGGATAGTTTCGCATTCGATTTCGGGCAGTGGGCGATTGCACTCCCTTTGCGGGCAATCAAGGTAATGTCCTCTGGTGTGACATGCGTGCAGTGAATGAGCAGCGTTTGAAGAGTTAATACTCCAAGGTTATCCAGGTATGCGATAGGTGTTGAGTTAACGGGTTCGCATGGAATGCTTCGCCGATGATACATTTCAGCAAACTCTCCCGTTCCATTTAGTAAAAAATCAACTTCGGCATCTGATTCAGCGGCATGGATTGCCAGTTTGCTTTGATAATTGGCAAGTTCTTTCATGAGAGTCGGTCGTACTGTATACACCGAGTGGGGCGATACGCCCAATTCGAGTTTAGGCGTTTGTTTGTATTTAGCGAGTTTTTCAGAAAGTGAAGCTAGGATTTTGGGCGTATTGAGCGGTTCTTCGATGCCGAAGACTTCTTGGAAGATAATCCCACGAAGTCCCAACTCTTCACATGCTTGGTAGGCGGTACCTGAGTCACAACAATCACCAACCGTAGTAATTCCCGCAGCTAGAGTTTCTGCAGCGCCAAGACGTGATGAATCGAGCCACAGGTTAGTTGAAACTTTTTGTTTAAGCTCAACTAGTTTACGAATCCAGGGGAAGAAGGGAAGATCGCCGATTAGACCGCGCAATAGGGTTAGCTCTAGGTGGCTATGGACGTTTACAAAGCCCGGCATGATAATCGCGTCTCCGAAATCAACGGCATTCCCACTTGAATGAGGTCGCTTTCGAACCTCCACAATTTTGTCGCGATCA contains:
- a CDS encoding amidohydrolase family protein, which translates into the protein MIDRDKIVEVRKRPHSSGNAVDFGDAIIMPGFVNVHSHLELTLLRGLIGDLPFFPWIRKLVELKQKVSTNLWLDSSRLGAAETLAAGITTVGDCCDSGTAYQACEELGLRGIIFQEVFGIEEPLNTPKILASLSEKLAKYKQTPKLELGVSPHSVYTVRPTLMKELANYQSKLAIHAAESDAEVDFLLNGTGEFAEMYHRRSIPCEPVNSTPIAYLDNLGVLTLQTLLIHCTHVTPEDITLIARKGSAIAHCPKSNAKLSSGIAPITEFMNAGIRVGIGTDGAVSNDHIDMFEEMRQTIFAQRYKKVSIDAETVIKMATIGGASALGLEQKIGTLTPGKQADLCIISLDHRIPQPDPYSTLVYSSSASDVIFTMVAGEPFYESGQWLS